The Anopheles bellator chromosome X unlocalized genomic scaffold, idAnoBellAS_SP24_06.2 X_unloc_1, whole genome shotgun sequence genome includes a window with the following:
- the LOC131214122 gene encoding ATP-binding cassette sub-family D member 3 isoform X1, translating into MAPNLSKVLSNKNTVIGIAGCTAATCIILYGKQVHKNRKQRPEDEIQYFISDKAKEKRGPKAHVNAIFFEQLRALLGIIIPKAWSVENGLLIVIALSLIARSVSDIWMIQNATAIESTIITMNKRLFRTALVKYLSALPAIAVVNNVLKWSIGELKLRFRSNLSQYLYNEYLKGFTYYKMSNLDNRIANADQLLTTDIDKFCESVTDLYSNICKPLLDIVIYVYRLTTNLGGTTPGILLLYLFFSGMFLTNLRKPTGRLTVMEQKLEGEFRYVNSRLITNSEEIAFYRGNNREKLTILSSFNKLVAHLRKFLEFRVGMGIVDNMVAKYIATVVGFYAVSLPFFEKDHPLLTGSQHSERLSRYYTFGRMLVKLAEAIGRLVLAGREMSRLAGFTARMTELTMVLKDLNSGRYERTMVSSGIVDVDIGPGFGLVKFQDNFIKFEHVPLVTPNGDVLVKDLTFEVKSGMNVLVCGPNGCGKSSLFRILGELWPTWGGKVTKPPAGKLFYIPQRPYMTLGSLRDQIIYPHTYQEMKRRGKTDADLLNYLELVQLSYLQVREKGLDAIEDWIDVLSGGEKQRIAMARLFYHNPQFAILDECTSAVSVDVEGSMYQYCRKVGITLFTVSHRKSLWTHHDYYLKFDGHGAYEYGPIDSSKDQFGS; encoded by the exons ATGGCACCGAATTTGAGCAAAGTGCTGTCCAATAAGAACACCGTGATAGGCATTGCCGGGTGTACAGCGGCAACTTGCATAATTTTGTATGGTAAACAGGTGCATAAAAACCG CAAACAGCGGCCGGAAGACGAAATACAATATTTCATCAGCGAtaaggcgaaggaaaagcgtGGCCCCAAAGCCCACGTCAatgccattttcttcgaacAACTTCGCGCATTGTTAG GAATCATAATACCAAAAGCATGGAGCGTCGAAAACGGTTTATTGATTGTAATTGCACTATCGCTAATTGCCCGTTCGGTCAGTGATATCTGGATGATACAAAATGCGACGGCCATTGAGAGCACCATCATCACTATGAATAAGAGGCTGTTTCGAACAGCGTTGGTGAAGTACCTATCTGCGTTGCCTGCA ATTGCTGTCGTTAACAACGTTTTGAAATGGAGTATAGGCGAGCTAAAGCTTCGCTTCCGGTCCAATCTTTCACAATACTTATACAACGAATACCTCAA AGGATTTACCTACTACAAAATGTCCAACCTCGACAACAGGATAGCTAATGCCGACCAACTGCTGACGACCGATATCGACAAGTTTTGCGAGAGTGTTACCGATCTTTACTCGAACATCTGCAAGCCTCTGTTGGACATTGTGATTTACGTGTATCGGTTAACAACCAACTTGGGTGGAACGACGCCCGGCATATTGCTCCTGTACCTGTTCTTCTCCGGCATGTTTCTGACCAACTTGCGCAAACCTACCGGCCGACTAACTGTGATGGAGCAAAAGCTCGAGGGTGAATTCCGCTATGTGAATAGTCGGTTAATAACTAACTCGGAAGAGATCGCTTTCTACCGCGGTAACAACCGAGAAAAATTGACGATTCTGTCTAGCTTCAACAAACTCGTCGCACACTTACGCAAGTTCCTCGAATTCCGTGTCGGCATGGGAATCGTCGATAACATGGTCGCTAAAT ACATTGCGACGGTTGTCGGGTTTTATGCGGTGTCATTACCGTTTTTCGAGAAAGATCATCCGCTTCTGACTGGAAGCCAACATAGCGAACGTTTAAGC CGCTACTACACGTTTGGTCGAATGTTAGTTAAGCTGGCGGaggcgatcggtcggttggttctGGCTGGTAGGGAAATGTCCAGACTTGCCGGATTCACAGCTCGTATGACCGAACTGACCATGGTTCTGAAGGACTTGAACTCAGGCCGGTACGAGCGCACAATGGTGAGCTCGGGTATTGTCGACGTTGATATTGGACCAGGGTTTGGCTTGGTGAAGTTTCAGGATAACTTTATCAAGTTTGAGCACGTACCCTTGGTAACACCGAATGGAGACGTACTAGTGAAGGACCTAACATTCGAGGTCAAGTCAGGTATGAACGTGCTAGTGTGTGGTCCGAACGGTTGCGGTAAAAGCAGCCTATTTCGTATACTTGGAGAGCTGTGGCCAACGTGGGGTGGCAAGGTGACCAAACCACCGGCCGGCAAACTATTTTACATACCACAGCGTCCCTATATGACGCTGGGCTCACTGCGTGATCAG ATTATCTATCCGCACACGTACCAAGAGATGAAGCGCCGCGGGAAAACGGATGCCGATCTATTAAATTATCTCGAGTTAGTACAACTTTCATACCTGCAAGTACGTGAGAAGGGTCTGGACGCTATCGAGGATTGGATCGACGTGCTGTCAGGTGGCGAGAAGCAACGTATTGCGATGGCTCGCCTCTTCTACCATAATCCACAGTTCGCCATCTTGGACGAGTGCACGTCCGCCGTTTCAGTTGATGTCGAAGGTAGCATGTATCAGTACTGTCGAAAAGTCGGCATCACGCTGTTTACTGTGTCGCACCGAAAATCTCTTTGGACACACCATGACTACTACCTCAAGTTTGATGGCCACGGAGCTTATGAGTACGGACCGATCGACAGCAGCAAAGATCAGTTTGGATCGTAA
- the LOC131214122 gene encoding ATP-binding cassette sub-family D member 3 isoform X2, which translates to MIQNATAIESTIITMNKRLFRTALVKYLSALPAIAVVNNVLKWSIGELKLRFRSNLSQYLYNEYLKGFTYYKMSNLDNRIANADQLLTTDIDKFCESVTDLYSNICKPLLDIVIYVYRLTTNLGGTTPGILLLYLFFSGMFLTNLRKPTGRLTVMEQKLEGEFRYVNSRLITNSEEIAFYRGNNREKLTILSSFNKLVAHLRKFLEFRVGMGIVDNMVAKYIATVVGFYAVSLPFFEKDHPLLTGSQHSERLSRYYTFGRMLVKLAEAIGRLVLAGREMSRLAGFTARMTELTMVLKDLNSGRYERTMVSSGIVDVDIGPGFGLVKFQDNFIKFEHVPLVTPNGDVLVKDLTFEVKSGMNVLVCGPNGCGKSSLFRILGELWPTWGGKVTKPPAGKLFYIPQRPYMTLGSLRDQIIYPHTYQEMKRRGKTDADLLNYLELVQLSYLQVREKGLDAIEDWIDVLSGGEKQRIAMARLFYHNPQFAILDECTSAVSVDVEGSMYQYCRKVGITLFTVSHRKSLWTHHDYYLKFDGHGAYEYGPIDSSKDQFGS; encoded by the exons ATGATACAAAATGCGACGGCCATTGAGAGCACCATCATCACTATGAATAAGAGGCTGTTTCGAACAGCGTTGGTGAAGTACCTATCTGCGTTGCCTGCA ATTGCTGTCGTTAACAACGTTTTGAAATGGAGTATAGGCGAGCTAAAGCTTCGCTTCCGGTCCAATCTTTCACAATACTTATACAACGAATACCTCAA AGGATTTACCTACTACAAAATGTCCAACCTCGACAACAGGATAGCTAATGCCGACCAACTGCTGACGACCGATATCGACAAGTTTTGCGAGAGTGTTACCGATCTTTACTCGAACATCTGCAAGCCTCTGTTGGACATTGTGATTTACGTGTATCGGTTAACAACCAACTTGGGTGGAACGACGCCCGGCATATTGCTCCTGTACCTGTTCTTCTCCGGCATGTTTCTGACCAACTTGCGCAAACCTACCGGCCGACTAACTGTGATGGAGCAAAAGCTCGAGGGTGAATTCCGCTATGTGAATAGTCGGTTAATAACTAACTCGGAAGAGATCGCTTTCTACCGCGGTAACAACCGAGAAAAATTGACGATTCTGTCTAGCTTCAACAAACTCGTCGCACACTTACGCAAGTTCCTCGAATTCCGTGTCGGCATGGGAATCGTCGATAACATGGTCGCTAAAT ACATTGCGACGGTTGTCGGGTTTTATGCGGTGTCATTACCGTTTTTCGAGAAAGATCATCCGCTTCTGACTGGAAGCCAACATAGCGAACGTTTAAGC CGCTACTACACGTTTGGTCGAATGTTAGTTAAGCTGGCGGaggcgatcggtcggttggttctGGCTGGTAGGGAAATGTCCAGACTTGCCGGATTCACAGCTCGTATGACCGAACTGACCATGGTTCTGAAGGACTTGAACTCAGGCCGGTACGAGCGCACAATGGTGAGCTCGGGTATTGTCGACGTTGATATTGGACCAGGGTTTGGCTTGGTGAAGTTTCAGGATAACTTTATCAAGTTTGAGCACGTACCCTTGGTAACACCGAATGGAGACGTACTAGTGAAGGACCTAACATTCGAGGTCAAGTCAGGTATGAACGTGCTAGTGTGTGGTCCGAACGGTTGCGGTAAAAGCAGCCTATTTCGTATACTTGGAGAGCTGTGGCCAACGTGGGGTGGCAAGGTGACCAAACCACCGGCCGGCAAACTATTTTACATACCACAGCGTCCCTATATGACGCTGGGCTCACTGCGTGATCAG ATTATCTATCCGCACACGTACCAAGAGATGAAGCGCCGCGGGAAAACGGATGCCGATCTATTAAATTATCTCGAGTTAGTACAACTTTCATACCTGCAAGTACGTGAGAAGGGTCTGGACGCTATCGAGGATTGGATCGACGTGCTGTCAGGTGGCGAGAAGCAACGTATTGCGATGGCTCGCCTCTTCTACCATAATCCACAGTTCGCCATCTTGGACGAGTGCACGTCCGCCGTTTCAGTTGATGTCGAAGGTAGCATGTATCAGTACTGTCGAAAAGTCGGCATCACGCTGTTTACTGTGTCGCACCGAAAATCTCTTTGGACACACCATGACTACTACCTCAAGTTTGATGGCCACGGAGCTTATGAGTACGGACCGATCGACAGCAGCAAAGATCAGTTTGGATCGTAA